The Nocardioides ginsengisegetis region AGAGCTTGATGACGCCCTCGATCACGACCTCGCCGTCGTCGCGGACGCCCTTCACCCGCACCGGCAGGTCGGGGTTGTCCGAGGTCCACTGCTCGGGGTCGGTCTCGGCGATGCAGGTGATGTCGCTGGTCGCCTTGGCGGTGTAGCTGATGTCCATGCCCTTGGGGATCCAGCGCTTGTCGGCCGGGATCGTCACCTCGGCCAGCGCACCCATCGCGGCCTCGAGGCCGTTGCACAGCGCGATCGCGTGCACGGTCTTGATGTGGTTGTGCACGGCCCGGCGCTTGGGGATGACCAGCTCGGCGTAGTTGGGCCGGATCTCCTGGAAGCGGGGGTGGATGGTGGCGAAGTACGGCGCCTTCTGCGAGAACAGCAGCGAGAAGATGCGCTTGCCCTGGGGCAGTGCGGTGGTCTTGTTCCACAACGTGAGGACCTGGCTCATGGGCCGCATGCTACCGGCCGGTAACCTCTGCGCGCTGTGACACCACTCACCGATCATCGCCCGCGTGGCGTGAGCACCTCGACCCGGTTGCCGTGGCCGTCGAAGACGTGGAAGCGCTCGTGGCCGGGGAAGGAGTCGCGCTGGCTCAGGTCGGGCGCGAACCCGAGGGCGGCCAGCCGCGCCAGCACCGCGTCGTACTGCCCACGGTCGAGGACGAATGCCGGGTGCGCCTTGCGGGCGGGGGCGAACGGGTCCTCGACGCCGACGTGGACCTCGGCGGTGACAGCCTCGCCGTCGAAGGCGCGGAACCACGCGCCACCGCGCCGCGCGAGCTCAGTCGGCTTGTCGACCTCGGTCATGCCGAGGCCCTCGCCGTAGAAGCGGCGCGCGTCGTCCTCGCCGCCGGGCGGGCAGGCGACCTGGACGTGGTGGAGCCTCATCGCTCGGTGGTCGAGCTTGTCGAGACCCGCGCGACGACGAAGATGCGGCGGAACGGCAGCACGACGCCGTGCTCGCGGGGCGGGTAGGCCTCCCGCAACCGCCTCTTGAACTCCGCCTCGAAGCCGGGGCGCAGGTCGTCGGGCAGCGCCTGCAGGGTCGGCCGGGCGCCAGTGCCGGAGACCCAGGTGAAGACCGGGTCCTCGCCGGTCAGGACGTGGAGGTACGTCGTCTCCCACGCGTCGACCTCGCAGCCGAGCGCGGTCAGCGCCTCGAGGTAGACCACGGGGTCACGGCTGTCGGGGACGGCGACGCCGGCGGTGTGGGCGGCGTAGGGCGGCTCCGCGGCCAGGTCACGCCGGATGGTGTGGCTCGGCTCGTCGAAGTTGCCGGGCACCTGGACGGCGAACCAGCCGCCGGGACGCACCCGCGCGACCAGCCGGGGCAGCAGGTCGAGGTGGTCGGGCAGCCACTGGAGGGTGGCGTTGGAGACGAGCACGTCGACGGGGGTGCCCGGGGCCCATTCCCTCAGGTCGCCGACGGAGAAGTCGACCCGGTCGTCGGCCTGCCGCGCCGCGGCGATCATCTCGGGGCTGGAGTCGAGGCCGCTGACGGCCGCGCCGGGCCACCTGTCGGCGAGGAGCGAGGTGAGGTTGCCCGGGCCGCAGCCCAGGTCGACGACCGTGGCCGGAGCCTCTGCGCCGATCCTGACGACCAGGTCGACGAACGGTCGGCCGCGCTCGTCGGCGTAGGTGAGGTAGCGGTCCGGGTCCCAGGTGTGCGTCATCGCGGCCTCATTTCTCTTGACGTCAAGACACTTCCCATCGTGGATCCCCAAGTGTCTCGATGTCAAGATTCTCGACCTACCCGCTACGATGCGGGCATGAGGGACGAGGTCGACGAGCTGGTCGAGGCATGGACGCGTGAGCGGTCCGACCTGGACCTGGCGCCCGTGGCGGTCTTCAGCCGCATCTCCCGGCTGGCCCGCCACCTCGACCTGGCCCGTCGGGCCGCGTTCACCCAGCACGGCATCGAGTCGTGGGAGTTCGACGTGCTGGCGGCACTGCGCCGCGCGGGAGTGCCGTACGAGCTCTCGCCGGGGCGCCTCCTGCGCGAGACCCTCGTGACCAGCGGGACCATGACCAACCGCGTCGACCGGCTCGCCGCCCGCGGGTTCGTCGAGCGCTACCCAGACCCGGAGGACCGCCGCGGCGTGATCGTCCGGCTCACCGCCGAGGGCAAGACCGCCGTCGACGGGGCGTTCGAGGCGCTGCTCGAGGCCGAGAAGACGTTCCTGGCCGGGCTCCCCACCAAGGACCGCACCAAGCTGGCCGCCCTGCTGCGCACCCTCCTGGCCCCCTTCAGCTGAGAGGGCACTTGGGGGCACTCTCACCTCGACGAGAGGGCGATCCGAGGCACTACTCGAGTGCCTCGGCGGCCTCCAGCCACTCCAGCTCGAGCTCCTCGCGCTCGGCGGTGACCTCGTTGAGCTCGGCGCTCAGCGCAGCGAGCTTCTCGTAGTCCTGGGCGTGCTCGGCGATCTGGGCGTTCAGCTCGGTCTCGCGGGCGGAGAGCTTCTCCATCATCTTGTCGAGGCGGGCGAGGTTCTTGCGCGCCGCGCGCTCCTCGGCCGAGCCGGCCTTCACCCCGGGGGCGGCGGGCTGGGACTGCCCCGAAGTGCCCGCTCGGTCCTCTGGGAGTGCCCCCAACTGCCCGCTCGGCGTGCTGGGAGTGCCCCCCAGTGCCCCCTCGGCGCGGCGCTCGAGGTACTCGTCGACGCCGCGGGGCAGCATCGAGATCTGTCCGTCGCCCAGGAGCGCCCAGATCGAGTCGGTGACCCGCTCCAGGAAGTAGCGGTCGTGGGAGACGACGACGAGGGTGCCGGGCCAGCCGTCGAGGAAGTCCTCGAGGACGTTGAGGGTGTCGATGTCGAGGTCGTTGGTGGGCTCGTCGAGGAGCAGCACGTTGGGCTCGGTCAGCAGCAGCCGCAGCAGCTGGAAGCGGCGGCGCTCGCCACCGGACAGGTCACCGATCCGGGCGGTGAGCCGGTCGCCGGTGAACCCGAAGCGCTCCAGCATCGAGGTGGCGGTCAGCTCGGAGCCGTCGAGGGTCTTGGTGACCCGGCGGATCGACTCGACCGTCGGCAGCACCCGGCCCTCGGGGTCGAGGTCGTCCAGCGCCTGGGTGAGGTGCTGCATCGCGACGGTCCGGCCCTGCTTCACGCGCCCGGCGGACGGCGCCAGCTCACCCGAGATCAGCGACAGCACGGAGGTCTTGCCGGCGCCGTTGACGCCGACGATCCCGACCCGGTCGCCCGGGCCGAGCCGCCAGGTCGCGTGCGACAGCAGCTTCTTCTCGCCGCGGGCCAGGTCGACGTCCTCGACGTCGATGACGTCCTTGCCGAGCCGCTGGGTCGCGAACTTCTGCAGCTCCAGCCGGTCGCGCGGCGGCGGCACGTCCTCGATCAGCGCGTTGGCGGCGTCGATGCGGAACTTCGGCTTCGACGTACGGGCCGGCGCGCCGCGGCGCAGCCAGGCCAGCTCCTTGCGGGCGAGGTTCTGGCGACGGGTCTCCGACGCGGAGGCCTGGCGCTGGCGCTCCGCCTTCGCCAGGACGTACGCCGCGTAGCCACCCTCGTAGGCGTCCACGACGCCGTCGTGGACCTCCCACGTCGACTGGCAGACCTCGTCGAGGAACCAGCGGTCGTGGGTGACGACCACCATCGCCGAGGTGCGCTGGGCCATGTGGGCGGCCAGCCACGCGACGGCCTCGACGTCGAGGTGGTTGGTGGGCTCGTCCAGGACGATCAGGTCGTGGTCGCCGAGCAGCAGGGCGGCCAGCGAGCAGCGGCGGCGCTCGCCACCGGAGAGGCCGAGCACGGCCCGGTCGAGCGAGACGCCCGCGAGCAGCACCTCGACGATCTCGCGGCTGCGCGGGTCCGCGGCCCACTCGTGGTCGGACATGCCGCCGAGCACGGCCTCGCGGACCGAGTGGGTGTCGACGAGCTCGTCGCCCTGGTGGAGGTAGCCGACGAGGAGGCCGCGCGTGCGCGAGACCCGGCCGGTGTCGGGCTCCTCGAGCCCGGTCATGATCTCGAGCAGCGTGGTCTTGCCGTCGCCGTTGCGGCCGACGATGCCGATCCGCTCCCCCACCGCGATGCCGAGGGAGACCTCGGTGAGCAGCGGGCGGACGCCGTAGGACTTGGAGACGCGCTCGAGGTTGAGGAGGTTGGCCATCAGCGCGGGTCACCCGAGGTGTCGTAGTGGACGACGTGCGCGCCGGCGACCGGGCCGTTGGCCACGAGCACCACGCTCTCGTCGAGGGAGCCGGCCACCGCGCGCGCGTGGTCGCCGGACTCGCAGAGGAAGACGACCGTCGGGCCCGAGCCCGAGACCAGGCCGCGGATCGCGCCGGCGGCCTCGCCGCGCTCGATCAGCGCCTCGAGGTCGGGGCGCAGGTCGCACGCGGCGGCCTGGAGGTCGTTGTGGAGCAGCGCGCCGAGCTGGTGCGGGTCGCGCGAGGCCAGGGCCGCGAGCAGGCCGTCGGCGGCGGGCGGCTCGGCCGGGGCGTCGGGGAACAGCTCGTCGAAGTGGCGGTAGACCTCGGGCGTCGAGAGCCCCTCGGCCGACGGCACCACGACCCACCACCACGTGCCGGTGTCGACGACCGGCGTGACGAGCTCGCCGCGCCCGACACCGAGGGCGGTGCCCCCGAACAGCGCAAAAGGTACGTCGCTCCCGAGCTGCGCGGCCAGGCCGAGCAGGTCGTCGTCGGACGTCTCGGCGTCCCACAACCGGTCGAGGGCGACGAGCGCCGCGGCCGCATCGGCCGAGCCACCGGCCATCCCACCCGCGACCGGGATCGCCTTGGTGACCAGCACGTCGCCGGTCCGCTCGATCCCGTGGTGGGCCGCGAGCAGGTCGGCCGCGTGGTCGACGATGTTGTCGCCGTCGGTCGGCACGCTGCCGGGCTCGATGTGGTCGGCGACGGTGATGCCGAAGCGCCAGTCGGGTGCCTCGGCGGCGGTGAGGTCGTCGTACAGCCCGACGGCCTGGTAGACGGTCACCAGCGGGTGGAAGCCGTCCTCGCGCGGCGCACCGACGCCGAGGTGGAGGTTGATCTTCGCGGGGACCCGGACGGTCGTCGTCACGGCAGCATCAGTCCTTCGGCGATCTTCACGAACGCCTCGACGGGCAGCGCCTCGCCGCGGGTCATCGGGTCGACGCCGGCGTGCTCGAGGGCCGCGGTCGCGGCCTCGGCGGACCCGGCGAGCTCCCGGAGCGCGCCGCGCAGCGCCTTGCGCCGGTGGGCGAAGGCGGCGTCGACGACGGCGAAGACCTGCTGGCGGGTGGCGGTGGTGGCGGGCGGCTCGCGCCGGGTCCAGGCGACCAGCCCGGAGTCGACGTTGGGGGCCGGCCAGAAGACGTTGCGGCCGATCGAGCCGGCCCGCTTCACGTCGGCGAACCAGGCGGCCTTGACCGACGGGACGCCGTACACCTTGGAGCCGGGCTTGGCAGCGAGCCGGTCGGCGACCTCGGCCTGCACCATGACCAGCCCCTTCTCCAGCGACGGGAGCAGGGTCAGCATGTGCAGCAGCACCGGCACCGAGACGTTGTAGGGCAGGTTGGCGACCAGCGCGGTCGGGGGTGGCCCGGGGACCTCCTCGATGCGCATGGCATCGGCGAGGACGACCTCGAAGGCGTCGGCCTGGCCGGGGGCGTACTCCGCGATCGTGGCCGGGAGCCGCTCGGCGAGCTTGGGGTCGACCTCGATCGCGACCACGCGTCCGGCGACCTCCAGCAGGGCCAGGGTCAGCGACCCGAGGCCGGGACCGATCTCCACGACGACGTCGGCGGGCGTCACGTGGGACTCCCGGACGATCCGGCGGACCGTGTTGGCGTCGATGACGAAGTTCTGGCCGCGCTGCTTGGTGGGACGCAGGTCGAGCTCGGCGGCGAGCTGACGCACGTCCGCCGGCCCGAGGAGTCTCGGGCCGGCGGAGGTGTCAGACATGGCGCCCAGCGTAGGGGGCGGGGTGGAGGCTCAGGCCTGTGCCCCACACACGGGCCAGGCACCGTAGCCACCCGACGCGTCGCGGACCTTCTCCGCGATGCTGATCTGGTACTCGCGGCTGGTCAGGTCCGGGCGGCTCACGCCGCCGTAGGCCTGCCACGTGCTGAGGTTGAACTGCAGCCCGCCGTAGTAGCCGTTGCCGGTGTTGGCGGCCCAGTTGCCGCCCGACTCGCAGGCCGCGATCCGGTCCCAGACCGAGTCGCCGCTGGAGTAGACGGGTGCCGCGGACTTCGTGCCGACCTTGAGGATCTCGTCGACCGGGTCGCGCAGGACCTTCTGGTGCAGCACCTTGGTCACGGCGAGCTTGCCGTTGCGGTAGGTGAGCCGGTAGGTCACGTTGCGCAGGCCGGTCTGGCCGGAGCGGACCACGGTGGAGTCGCCCTCGAGCATGGAGGAGTCCTCCTGCTTGACGGTGCCGAAATCGATGGCCTCGCCGTCGACGTGCTTGCGGACCACGCGGACGTCGGTGAAGACGACCTTGTCGCCGTCGTGCAGGACGTGCTGCTTGGCCGGCGCGGTCTCGTCGTGCTTCTGCACCTTCACGCCGAGCTCGTCGAGGGCGTCCTCGACGGTCAGC contains the following coding sequences:
- a CDS encoding ABC-F family ATP-binding cassette domain-containing protein, whose protein sequence is MANLLNLERVSKSYGVRPLLTEVSLGIAVGERIGIVGRNGDGKTTLLEIMTGLEEPDTGRVSRTRGLLVGYLHQGDELVDTHSVREAVLGGMSDHEWAADPRSREIVEVLLAGVSLDRAVLGLSGGERRRCSLAALLLGDHDLIVLDEPTNHLDVEAVAWLAAHMAQRTSAMVVVTHDRWFLDEVCQSTWEVHDGVVDAYEGGYAAYVLAKAERQRQASASETRRQNLARKELAWLRRGAPARTSKPKFRIDAANALIEDVPPPRDRLELQKFATQRLGKDVIDVEDVDLARGEKKLLSHATWRLGPGDRVGIVGVNGAGKTSVLSLISGELAPSAGRVKQGRTVAMQHLTQALDDLDPEGRVLPTVESIRRVTKTLDGSELTATSMLERFGFTGDRLTARIGDLSGGERRRFQLLRLLLTEPNVLLLDEPTNDLDIDTLNVLEDFLDGWPGTLVVVSHDRYFLERVTDSIWALLGDGQISMLPRGVDEYLERRAEGALGGTPSTPSGQLGALPEDRAGTSGQSQPAAPGVKAGSAEERAARKNLARLDKMMEKLSARETELNAQIAEHAQDYEKLAALSAELNEVTAEREELELEWLEAAEALE
- a CDS encoding transglycosylase family protein — protein: MPSNENSKLASLTQRLTSSRPLMVALASVVILAVAGTTMGYAALSKSVTLNLDGKSENVTAMGSTVGDVLDAEGIDIGEHDIVAPSLDEKVTDGSRITVKFGRPLDLEVDGKKHHYWVTATDVAGALGEIGQRFLGADLSTSRSGYIRRDGLHLEVVTPKTLHVKIGAHKWAKRTVTALTVEDALDELGVKVQKHDETAPAKQHVLHDGDKVVFTDVRVVRKHVDGEAIDFGTVKQEDSSMLEGDSTVVRSGQTGLRNVTYRLTYRNGKLAVTKVLHQKVLRDPVDEILKVGTKSAAPVYSSGDSVWDRIAACESGGNWAANTGNGYYGGLQFNLSTWQAYGGVSRPDLTSREYQISIAEKVRDASGGYGAWPVCGAQA
- a CDS encoding trans-aconitate 2-methyltransferase, whose product is MTHTWDPDRYLTYADERGRPFVDLVVRIGAEAPATVVDLGCGPGNLTSLLADRWPGAAVSGLDSSPEMIAAARQADDRVDFSVGDLREWAPGTPVDVLVSNATLQWLPDHLDLLPRLVARVRPGGWFAVQVPGNFDEPSHTIRRDLAAEPPYAAHTAGVAVPDSRDPVVYLEALTALGCEVDAWETTYLHVLTGEDPVFTWVSGTGARPTLQALPDDLRPGFEAEFKRRLREAYPPREHGVVLPFRRIFVVARVSTSSTTER
- the rsmA gene encoding 16S rRNA (adenine(1518)-N(6)/adenine(1519)-N(6))-dimethyltransferase RsmA, with protein sequence MSDTSAGPRLLGPADVRQLAAELDLRPTKQRGQNFVIDANTVRRIVRESHVTPADVVVEIGPGLGSLTLALLEVAGRVVAIEVDPKLAERLPATIAEYAPGQADAFEVVLADAMRIEEVPGPPPTALVANLPYNVSVPVLLHMLTLLPSLEKGLVMVQAEVADRLAAKPGSKVYGVPSVKAAWFADVKRAGSIGRNVFWPAPNVDSGLVAWTRREPPATTATRQQVFAVVDAAFAHRRKALRGALRELAGSAEAATAALEHAGVDPMTRGEALPVEAFVKIAEGLMLP
- a CDS encoding 4-(cytidine 5'-diphospho)-2-C-methyl-D-erythritol kinase gives rise to the protein MTTTVRVPAKINLHLGVGAPREDGFHPLVTVYQAVGLYDDLTAAEAPDWRFGITVADHIEPGSVPTDGDNIVDHAADLLAAHHGIERTGDVLVTKAIPVAGGMAGGSADAAAALVALDRLWDAETSDDDLLGLAAQLGSDVPFALFGGTALGVGRGELVTPVVDTGTWWWVVVPSAEGLSTPEVYRHFDELFPDAPAEPPAADGLLAALASRDPHQLGALLHNDLQAAACDLRPDLEALIERGEAAGAIRGLVSGSGPTVVFLCESGDHARAVAGSLDESVVLVANGPVAGAHVVHYDTSGDPR
- a CDS encoding hotdog fold domain-containing protein; the encoded protein is MSQVLTLWNKTTALPQGKRIFSLLFSQKAPYFATIHPRFQEIRPNYAELVIPKRRAVHNHIKTVHAIALCNGLEAAMGALAEVTIPADKRWIPKGMDISYTAKATSDITCIAETDPEQWTSDNPDLPVRVKGVRDDGEVVIEGVIKLWVTPKAPKK
- a CDS encoding VOC family protein, with the translated sequence MRLHHVQVACPPGGEDDARRFYGEGLGMTEVDKPTELARRGGAWFRAFDGEAVTAEVHVGVEDPFAPARKAHPAFVLDRGQYDAVLARLAALGFAPDLSQRDSFPGHERFHVFDGHGNRVEVLTPRGR
- a CDS encoding MarR family winged helix-turn-helix transcriptional regulator yields the protein MRDEVDELVEAWTRERSDLDLAPVAVFSRISRLARHLDLARRAAFTQHGIESWEFDVLAALRRAGVPYELSPGRLLRETLVTSGTMTNRVDRLAARGFVERYPDPEDRRGVIVRLTAEGKTAVDGAFEALLEAEKTFLAGLPTKDRTKLAALLRTLLAPFS